A region of Panicum virgatum strain AP13 chromosome 8N, P.virgatum_v5, whole genome shotgun sequence DNA encodes the following proteins:
- the LOC120684883 gene encoding uncharacterized protein LOC120684883, producing the protein MDRSWVHSKLFSPEHIDGVKEFMSFVREKFSDKVEILCPCGRCLNQKYQCQAIVKKHILINGMDSSYTRWIHHGENSDEDVIDDPIDVHDIDMRDDDNYGVDPLEAVLGDLNTAEEQTRHDGENLEADAEPDEQDSFFKIAMREAKRQLYPGCTKFSRFSFVVKLLHMKSLYRISNSVFSAVMKLLAEAFPEWNTLPKSYNEAKSLLKELGLGYESIHVCSNNCALFRKKYAKLDNCHVCGLSRWKDPDRKKIPQKVLRHFPLAPRLKRMFATKEASEEAQ; encoded by the coding sequence ATGGATCGATCTTGGGTGCATAGCAAATTGTTTTCTCCAGAGCACATTGATGGTGTGAAAGAATTTATGAGCTTCGTTCGTGAAAAATTCAGTGATAAGGTTGAGATTCTGTGCCCATGTGGTAGATGCCTTAATCAGAAGTATCAATGTCAAGCTATAGTGAAGAAGCACATATTGATTAATGGAATGGATAGTAGTTATACTCGATGGATTCATCATGGAGAGAACTCGGATGAAGATGTTATTGATGATCCTATTGATGTTCATGACATAGATATGAGAGATGATGACAACTATGGTGTTGATCCTTTAGAAGCGGTTTTAGGCGACCTAAACACTGCTGAAGAACAAACAAGACATGATGGAGAAAATCTAGAAGCTGATGCAGAACCTGAtgaacaagattcatttttcaaAATAGCCATGAGAGAGGCAAAGCGTCAACTTTATCCTGGTTGTACAAAATTCTCAAGGTTCTCTTTTGTGGTAAAGCTGCTTCATATGAAGTCATTATATAGGATAAGCAATTCTGTTTTTTCTGCAGTAATGAAGCTATTGGCTGAAGCATTCCCGGAATGGAATACACTCCCAAAATCATATAATGAAGCAAAGAGTCTTCTAAAGGAATTAGGCCTTGGATATGAATCAATACATGTGTGCTCCAATAATTGTGCGCTATTCAGGAAGAAATATGCCAAGCTTGACAATTGTCATGTTTGTGGTCTGTCAAGATGGAAGGACCCAGATAGGAAGAAGATACCACAAAAAGTATTGCGGCATTTTCCACTAGCACCTAGGTTAAAAAGGATGTTTGCAACCAAAGAAGCATCAGAGGAAGCACAATGA
- the LOC120686388 gene encoding triphosphate tunnel metalloenzyme 3-like, translating into MLALKRHPRVEANVSRIEEVEEPLDPALALACANDPAGLSGVDSPIVHLVTSEDGVGEDAAPFICIGGFRQMRAVYELEDGSLVLEFDETRFNFGTSYKLECDGLA; encoded by the coding sequence ATGCTTGCGCTCAAGCGCCACCCGCGCGTCGAAGCCAACGTCAGCCGCATCGAGGAGGTCGAGGAGCCGCTCGAccccgccctcgccctcgcctgcGCCAACGATCCTGCGGGACTCAGCGGGGTTGACTCCCCGATTGTCCACCTTGTCACCAGCGAGGATGGCGTCGGAGAGGATGCCGCGCCCTTCATCTGCATCGGCGGGTTCCGACAGATGCGCGCCGTCTACGAGCTCGAAGATGGCAGCCTCGTGCTGGAGTTCGATGAGACGCGGTTCAACTTCGGGACCAGCTACAAGCTCGAGTGCGATGGCCTAGCCTGA
- the LOC120686199 gene encoding uncharacterized protein LOC120686199, with amino-acid sequence MVLGLGGCCGGVAVDDGRRVSPAAKEAPEGEGHPEAEKQQHRVVQEEKMKKGGEPGKIAAAGKERKKRDHQKDPPIVMVHQFPFHSRPSLL; translated from the coding sequence ATGGTGCTGGGCTTGGGCGGATGCTGTGGTGGTGTCGCCGTCGACGACGGAAGGAGGGTGTCGCCTGCTGCGAAGGAGGCCCCAGAAGGAGAAGGCCATCCGGAGGCTGAGAAGCAGCAGCATCGGGTGGTACAAgaggagaagatgaagaagggAGGTGAGCCGGGCAAGATCGCTGCAGCagggaaggagaggaagaagagggatcATCAGAAGGACCCACCCATCGTGATGGTGCATCAGTTCCCCTTCCACTCGCGCCCCAGCTTGCTCTGA